The DNA segment GGCCGGGTGCCGTGCGCCTCGGCTGCCGGCGTTGGACATGCTGATCGATCAAGTTCACTATCGTCCACAAGCGTTGTGACCTGAGGGAGAGATTTCGTTGTCGTCACCGGACGAGTGGATGAACCGTGCGGACGCACGTGCGCCGATCGACTTGCGTACCGACAGGGCGCATCCAGCACGTATCTACGATGTATTTCTGGGCGGCAAGACGAACTATCCCGCCGACCGGGCCATGGCCGCGACGGTGGCGGAGAAGATGCCGTCCGTGCAGCTGGCCGCGCGGACCAACCGGGAGTTCGTCCTGCGTGCCGTGCGATACCTCGTCGGCGAGGCGGGGATCCGGCAGTTTCTCGACATAGGCACCGGTATACCGACCTCGCCCAACCTGCACGAGGTCGCGCAGGAGGCAGCACCGGAATCCCGCGTCGTGTACGCGGACAACGATCCGATCGTCCTCGCGCACTCACGTGCCTTGCACGTGAGCAGTCCCGCCGGCCGCACCGCTTACATCCAGGCCGACTTCACCGATCCGGACACCATTCTCGGGTCAGCGGAACTGCGCGACACTCTCGACCTCGGGCAGCCGGTCGCCCTGACGATGGGTCTGCTGCTGCACTGGATCGACCCGAAGGACGAGCCGCATGCCGTCGTCCGGCGTCTGATGGACGTGCTGCCCGCAGGCAGCTGTCTGGTGATATCCGTGTTCGCGAGGGAACTCGCAGGAGGTTCCGCCACTCTGCAGGACGATTTCGCAGCCGAGGGCACGGCCCTGCGGCCCCTCACCAGGGACGAGACGCTCCGGTTCTTCGACGGCACCGACCTGATCGATCCAGGGCTGGTCGCGCCCCATCAGTGGCGGCCCAGGACGGACACGCCGGACATCGGCAGCCCGGACGCCGGGCCCGGCGCCGCCTCAACCCCGATCTGGGCAGGCGTCGGAGTGAAGAGGTAGTGCCGGTCGCCCCGTCGGACGGGTGACCCGCTCGCCCGCGGGCGGGGCGGCCTCAGCTGTCGCAGGTCCCCCGGTCCGCGGCCTCAAGGGCGAAGTCGGACACGAGGTTCTGCTCGTCCACGGCGAAGCGGTAGCGCTCGGCCGGGGTACCGCCGGGGACGGGCGTCTCGAAGATGTAGTCGCCGACCTTCGTCAGCCGGGGGTAGGCGGCCTTGACCCTGGCCAGGCCGGTGCCCATGGTGATTCCCTCGGGTGTGCGGATCAGGTTCGTCCCGGTGATCACCACCACGCCCTTGCGGGGCTCGACGAAGACGCCGCCGCCGAGGTTCGGCTTGCCCTCGCTGGGAGCGAGGCGGTAGAAGTCGCACCCGGGGGATGTCTGCTTGTTCACCAGCAGACCGGTCTTCTCCGCATCGCGTTCGGACTGTCCGAGCTGAATGCCCTTGTAACCGTTCGGACCGAGGACACCACCGGGATCCCTGGGAACGCCCGTCGCGGCCGTGGCCGTGGCGGTGCCGAGCGTTCCGAGCAGCAGCAGTCCGGCTGACACCGCGGTCGCGGTCCTGGTGAGGCGTTTCATCGTGAGAGCTCCGTCCGTCTCGGGGCGTGGACCGTACTGTCTGCACGGCCGGGTCGCCCTGGGTCGCCGGCGGCCCGGGCCGGAAGGCAGTCCGGGGCAGGGCGCACGGCGGATAGCACCTGCCCAGTATCATCCCGAATGATCACGGGATAGGCGCATGTGAGCCATCCAGCCGCCATGGCACGGCCGATGGCGTGGACCGAACGGTTGACGGAAGCCGGCGATCCGGCCCGGCACGAGCCCCGCTCCGCTGCGGCGGACCAGGATGTACGCGGTCGTCCTCCGTGTCTCACGTCACCGTCCGCAATGTGGGCGGACGCCTCCGCGGAAGGACGTCTCCCTCTAGGCTGGCTGGTGCAACTGGTTCGCCCCGTCCGCCAGACGGGATGCGTCGTAAGAGGGAACCCGGTGGAAATCCGGGACTGCCCCGCAGCGGTAAGTGGGAACGACCGCCGTCATACGCACTGGGCCCGGCCGGGCCTGGGAAGCGACGGCCAGTAGAGGGAAACCCTTTCCGAGGGTGACCGCGCCCGCAAGTCCGAAGACCTGCCCGTTGCCCGTGCGCGACCGATCGCGTACGGACATCCCGGTGACCTCGTGGGCGGGTCGGCGCGTATACCGGCGGACGACCGTGCCTCGTGGCACGCGTGGACCGTCCGGTTCGTCACCCCTTCGCGTTCGCGTCCCGTCACCGGGATCTCAAGGAGTCATCTCGCGAAGGAGATTTCCGTGACAGCGAAGTCCGCAGCCGCGGCAGCACGGGCCACCGTGTACGGCTACCCCCGCCAGGGCCCGAACCGGGAACTGAAGAAAGCCATCGAGGGCTACTGGAAGGGCCGCACCAGCGCCGACGAACTGCGCGAGACCGCCGCAGGTCTGCGCCGGTCGAACTGGCAGCGCCTGGCGGAGTCCGGCATCCACGAGGTGCCCACCGGTGACTTCTCGTACTACGACCACGTGCTGGACACCAGTGTCATGGTCGGCGCGGTCCCGGAGCGGCACCGCGGGGCCGTCGAAACCGACGCGCTCGACGGTTACTTCGCGATGGCACGCGGCACCCAGGACGTGGCGCCCCTCGAAATGACCAAGTGGTTCGACACCAACTATCACTACCTGGTGCCCGAACTGGGCCCGGACACGGTGTTCACCACCGACTCCACCAAGCAGACCGGGGAGCTCAGGGAGGCGACCGCACTCGGCCTCACCGCCCGTCCCGTACTCGTAGGCCCGGTCACCTATCTGCTGCTGGCCAAGCCGGCGCCGGGCGTCGCGGCGGACTTCGAACCGCTGACCCTGCTGGACCGGCTGCTGCCCGTCTACGCCGAGGTCCTCGCCGATCTGCGTGCGGCAGGCGCGGAGTGGGTCCAGCTGGACGAGCCGGCTCTCGTCCAGGACCGCACCCCCGCCGATCTGAACGCCGCCGCACGCGCCTACCGTGAACTGGGCTCGCTGACCGACCGTCCCAAGCTGCTGGTCGCGTCCTACTTCGACCGGCTCGGCGACGCGCTTCCCGTCCTGGCCAAGGCCCCGGTGGAAGGCCTGGCGCTCGATTTCACCGAAGCTGCGGCGGCCAATCTCGGCGCGCTGGCCGCGATCGGCGGACTCCCCGGCAAGCGCCTTGTCGCCGGTGTGGTCAACGGGCGCAATATCTGGGCCAACGACCTGGAGAAGTCGCTCGCCACGCTGGGAACCCTGCTGGGGCTGGCCGACCGGGTGGACGTATCCGCCTCCTGCTCGCTCCTCCACGTGCCGCTCGACGCATCCGCCGAACGGGACGTCGACCCGCAGATCCTGCGCTGGCTCGCCTTCGCCCGGCAGAAGACCGCGGAGATCGCGACCCTCGCCAAGGGGCTCACCCAGGGGACCGGTGCCATCGCGGCCGAACTGGCCGCCAACCGCGCCGACCTGGCCTCCCGGGCAGGCTCGGCGATCACCCGCGACCCCGCCGTACGGGCCAGGGCCGCCGCAGTGACGGACGCCGACGCGCGCCGCTCCCAGCCCTACTCCGTGCGGGCCGCGGCGCAGCGCGCCCATCTCGGGCTGCCGCTCCTGCCGACCACCACCATCGGCTCGTTCCCGCAGACCACAGAGCTGCGCACGGCCCGCGCGGACCTGCGGGCCCGGCGTATCGATGCCGCCGGGTACGAGGAGCGCGTCAGGGCCGAGATCCAGCAAGTGATCGCCTTCCAGGAGAAGGCGGGGCTCGACGTCCTGGTGCACGGTGAGCCCGAGCGCAACGACATGGTGCAGTACTTCGCCGAGCAGCTCACCGGCTATCTGGCCACCCAGCAGGGCTGGGTCCAGTCGTACGGGACCCGCTACGTCCGCCCGCCGATCCTCGCGGGCGACATCTCCCGGCCGGAGCCGATGACGGTGCGCTGGACCACGTACGCCAACTCCCTGACCGACCGCCCGGTCAAGGGCATGCTCACCGGGCCCGTCACCATGCTCGCCTGGTCCTTCGTCCGTGACGACCAGCCGCTCGGCGACACCGCACGCCAGGTCGCACTCGCCCTGCGCGACGAGGTCAACGACCTGGAGTCGGCAGGGACCTCGGTCATCCAGGTCGACGAACCCGCCCTGCGCGAGACACTGCCGCTGCGCGTCGCCGACCGCGCCGCGTACCTGGACTGGGCCACCGAGTCCTTCCGGCTCACCACGAGCGGCGTCCGGTCCGACACCCAGATCCACACCCACATGTGCTACGCGGAATTCGGCGACATCGTCCAGGCCATCGACGACCTCGACGCCGACGTCATCAGCCTCGAAGCGGCCCGCTCCCACATGCAGGTCGCCCGCGAACTCGCCGAGCACGGCTACCCGCGCGAAGCCGGACCCGGCGTGTACGACATCCACTCCCCGCGCGTGCCGGGTACGGAGGAAGCGGCAGCACTCCTCCGCAAGGGACTTGAGGCCATCCCGGCCGAACGGCTGTGGGTCAACCCCGACTGCGGCCTGAAGACCCGCGGCTGGCCCGAGACCCGCGCCTCCCTGGAGAACCTCGTCGCCGCCGCCCGCGAGGTCCGCTCCGAACTGGCCGCCGGGGACGCCTGACCGGTGGACGGGGCCGGGCCGGACACCTTGCGGTCCGGCCCGGCCCCGCAGAACCGACACGTGTGCTGCTCCCCGGAGCCGTCCCCGCTCAGGCGGCGGAACGCTCGACGGCCGGGCGGCGGCGCAGGGCGGGCTGCTCGACGGCGGGCGGGTTGTAGATCATGTCCAGCGTTCCGACGTCGGTGCCCGGCGGCACGATGGCGTCGATCCGGTCGAGGACGTCGTCGCTCAGGATCGTCTCCGCGCCCGCGAGCAGGTCGTCCAGGTGGTTCATGGTGCGCGGGCCGATGATCGCGGAGGTGACGCCGGGGTGGGCGATCGCGAAGGCCGTCGCCAGATGCGTCAGCGGCATCCCGGCCTCCTCGGCGACCGGGATGAGCTGCTCGACGACGTCGAGCCGCCGCTCGTCGAGCAGGTGCTTGAAGCCGAAGCCGGACCGGTGGGTGTCGGCCTGCTTCCCCTTGCGGTAGCGGCCGGTGAGCATGCCGCCCGCGAGAGGGCTCCATACCAGGGCGCCCATCCCGTAACGCTCGCAGACCGGCAGCACCTCGCGCTCGATGCCCCGGTTGAGGATCGAGTACGGCGGTTGCTCGGTGCGGAACCGCTCCAGGCCGCGCCGCTCGGCGACCCACTGCGCCTCGACGATGTCCGACGCGGGGAAGGTGGAGGCGCCGATGGTGCGGACCTTGCCCGCGCGCACCAGGTCGGTGAGGGCGGAGAGGGTCTCTTCCACGTCGGTGTCCGGCGCGGGCCGGTGGACCTGGAACAGGTCGACGTGATCGGTCCGCAGCCGGCGCAGCGAGTCGTCGAGTGCGCGCACCAGCCAGCGCCGCGAGTTGCCCCGCTGGTTGGGGTCGTCCCCCATGGGGAGGTGGGCCTTGGTGGCCAGGACGACGTTGTCACGGCGGCCCTTGAGGGCCTTGCCGACGATCTCCTCGGACTCGCCGCGTGCGTAGGCATCGGCGGTGTCGACGAAGTTGATGCCCGCGTCCAGCGCCTTGTGGATGATGCGGACGGAGTCGTCGTGGTCGGGGTTGCCCAGGGCCCCGAACATCATCGCGCCGAGGCAGTAGGGACTGACCTTGATCCCGGTTCGCCCCAGTGTGCGGTACTTCATGTGTACTCCTTCTGGGTGTGGTTTCCGCCGCAGCGCGCTACGCTCACATAAGCGGAACGATGTTCCATCATCACGATACGGAACGTTGTTCCGGTTGGCAAAGAGGGGCACCCATGAACGACGGCACGACGACTGGAGCACCGACGGCCGGACAGCAGTCGCGCCAGCCGGTGCGCGCCGATGCACAGCGCAGCATCGACGCCCTGCTCACCGCCGCAGCGGAGGTGTTCTCCACCTCCGGCGTGGACGCCCCCGTCCGGCAGATCACCGCCAGGGCGGGAGTCGGCGCAGGCACTCTCTACCGGCACTTCCCACAGCGCTCGGACCTCATCGCCGCCGTCTTCCGCAACGAGGTCGACGCCTGCGCGGCCGCCGCCCCCGCCCTCGCCGTCGAGCACGAACCGGCCGAGGCGCTGGCCCGGTGGCTGCAGCGCTTCGCGGGCTTCATCGCCACGAAGCGCGGGCTGAGCGCCGCCCTGCACTCGGGCGACGCGGCCTACGACAGCCTGCCGTCCTACTTCCGGCGACGCTTCGAGCCTGCCCTCGGAGCACTCCTGAACGGCGCGGCGCAGGCCGGCGAAATCCGCTCCGACGCCGAGCCCTGGGACCTGCTGCGCGCCGTCGGCAACCTCACGCTGCCCGCCGGTGAGGACAACGAAGGCCACACGCAGCGCATGATCGCCCTGCTGGTCGACGGACTCCGCTACGGCACCCCGAAGAGCTGACGGCTTCGGAGCCTCTACCCGAACGTGAACGAGCAGTCCTGGATGCCGGCAGCCGGCCGGACCTCCACCGTCGCCCGGCGGGCCGTCTTGTGGCGCGCGGCGTCGCTGTCCTCGACCTTCTTCCGGGCGGCGGATGTGTAGTCCGGCAGGGCACGCTGGATGGCGTCGGTGACGTTGAAGGCAAGAGCGAGCGCCAGGACGATCATCGGCGCTCCGGCTGCGATACGCAGTCTGCGGGCCCGGGTACGGAACGCGCTCACCCGCTCGGCGACCCTCCGGCCGGCCAGTGCGAAGATCAGCAGCGGAACCGCGGTCCCGACGGCGAGGGACACCGTCAGCGCGACGATGTCGGCATTGATCTCCCCGCGTGCACCGGCCACGGTGATCGCCGCGAGCACCGGCCCCGCACACGGGACGAACAACGGCCGGCGTCTTGGAGGTTCAACCAAGGTCTGCGGAAATGAGGCAGGGCCGCTTTGGGCGGTCGGCCAGAATCCGGAACCGGGCATTTACATGCTCGCAGCGCTTCCGCCACCGTGTGACACACCGTCAGTGAAGAGATTCGCTGTCCCCCACCCGCACGGATGGAAGTGCCGCGATGGCCGAAGGACCTGCACCCCACGGCGACTTCGAAGTTCCCGCCATCGATGTCTCGCGCTGGGCCGGGGGCGGCGCGGCGGAACGCGCCGCACTCGCCGCAGCCGTGGACGCGGCGGCCCGCACCGTCGGCTTCATGCAGATCACCGGTCACGGCATCCCCGCCGCTGCCGGGCGGGATCTGGCCGACGCCATGGACGCCTTCTTCGCCCTCCCCCAGGAGGAGAAGCGGACACTGGTGGCACCGCCCGAGATCAACCGGGGCTACACCCCGCCCAGAGCGGAGAAGCTCAGCCTCAGCCTGGGCGTCACCTCGCCGGAGGACCTGTTCGAGGCGTTCAACGTCGGCGTGGACGGCACCGGGCACACCGGCGTGGCTCTGCCGGCGACGCACTTCCCCGCGAACCGCTGGCCCGACCCGCGACGCGTCCCCGGTTTCCGGGAGGCCGTCGACACCTGGTTCCGGCACGCCGGAGCCCTGGCACGGACGCTGACCGGAGTGTTCGCCCACGCCCTGGGGCTCGACGAGAGCTTCTTCCGCCCGTACACCGACCACTCCGTCGACGTCCTGCGCATGAACAACTACGCGCTGCCCGCCGGGGAGACGCGGGTCGACCGGGGCCGGATGGGCATGGGCGCGCACACCGACTACGGAATCGTCACCGTGCTCTGGGCCGACCAGGTACCCGGGCTGCAGATCCTCGGCGACGCCGGGCAGTGGCACGACGTACGGCCTGCCGAGGGCGCTCTGCTGGTCAACCTCGGTGACGCACTGGCCCGTTGGACCAACGACCAGTGGCGCTCCACGCTGCACCGTGTGCTGCCGCCGACGGACGCCGACGGGCGGCTGGTGCGCCGCAGGTCCGCCGCCTACTTCCACGACGGCAACCACGACGCCGTGATCAGCCCGCTGCCCGGCTGCGTTCCCACGGGCGCCGACCCCCTCTACCCTCCGGTCACCATCGGCGACCACATCACGGCCAAGCTGGCGGGCTCGCGCGCACTGCGACCGCACGACGACGCCGCGCGGGAGAGCGCACGGCTGCTCGCCGCCACCGAACCGGCCACCGCGACCACCCCCGACCCCGGCAACGAATCCGCCACCGAATCCACCTCCGGATCCCGGCCCCACTCCGGCGATCGCTGACCCACCCGTGGTCGGAGCTCCCCCGGCCGCCCGCGCCCCACAGATCCGGGCTGTCATCCGGCCAGAGGTCCGGCCCCCGGTCTGCCACCGGCACCGCGTGCCCCTTCGCCCGCCCGGAGCGGCCCGGCGAAGGGCGCCCGCCGGGCTGCCCAAGGAGAGGTCCCGTCCCGTGGAAGACTCCGGTCCACCCCCGCGCCATCCCGTCGACGAACGTCCCGCGTGGGGTGCGCTCCTGCTGCTGGGTGCCCAGCACGTGCTGGTCATGTACACGGGATCCATCGCGGTGCCGCTGCTGTTCGGCGCCGCGACCCATCTGTCGCACGCCACGGTGACCCTCCTCATCGACGCCGATCTGCTGGTAGCCGGGGTGGCGACACTGCTGCAGAGCGTGGGGGTGGGCCGGGTCCTCGGCGTGCGGCTGCCGATCGTGGCCGGGGCGGGCTTCAGCGCCGTCTCACCGATGATCCTCATCGCGCAGCAGTACGGCATGGCAGCGGTCTACGGGGCGATGCTGGCCGGCGGAGTGTTCGGCCTGCTCGTCGCGGCACCGTTCGCCCGACTCGTACGCTACTTCCCGCCGTTGGTCGGCGGCACCGTGATCACTGTCATCGGGCTTTCCCTGCTCGGCGTGGGCACGCAGATGGTGGCCGGCGACAACCCGTCGGCCCCCGGCTACGCGGCTCCCGTACGGCTGCTGCTGGCCGGCGGGGTTCTCGTCCTGATCGTCGTCGTAATGCGGCTCTCGCGCGGCTTTGTCGGCCAAGTCGCCGTCCTGGTCGGCATGGTGGCCGGAACCCTCGCCGCCGTCCTGCTCGGGCAGACCGACTTCTCGGAGGCTCCCGGGGCCTCCTGGGTCGGGCTGCCGGAGCCCTTCCACTTCGGCGCGCCGCACTTCCCGGTGGCCGCGGTGGTCTCGATGTGCGTGGTCATGCTGGTGATCTTCACGGAGTCGACCGCGAGCATGCTCGCGGTGGCGGAGATGACCGAACGGCCCCTGAGCACCGGTGACCTCGCCCGCGGGCTGGCCGCCGACGGGCTCTCCGGGGTGCTCGGCGGGGTGATGAACTCCTTTCCTGACACCGTCTTCGCGGAGAACCTCGGGCTGGTCGAGATGACCCGGGTCCGCAGCCGCTGGGTCACCGCCGCCGCCGGAGCCCTGCTGGTCGTGCTCGGCTGCGTCCCGCGGCTGGGCTCCCTCGTGGCCTCGCTGCCCGATCCGGTGGTGGGCGCGGCGGCGCTGGTCATGTTCGCCATGGTGGCCGGGGTCGGGATCCGCATCCTGCGCCACGTCGACTTCGACGGCACGTCGAACCTGCTCATCGTCGCCGTCTCCCTGGTCGCCGGGATGGTTCCGGTGACCGCCCCGCACATCTACGACCGGCTGCCCGCCGGGGCGCGCATCATCTTCGGCAGCGCCATCACCTGTACGGCGGTCTGTGCCTTCGCACTCAATCTGCTGTTCAACCACGCCCCCCGGCGCCGCACCACGCCCTGACGCCCCAGGCCGAACACACCGAAGCACCGAAGAGGGGAACGACCGTGCCGGACAGCCGACTTGTCATCGAGAACTGCGCTCTCGCCACCATGGACGCGAGCGGCACCGAGTACGCCACCGGCCACGTCGTGGTCGCGGGCCACCGTATCGAGTCGGCGGGCCCCGGTCCCGCGCCCGGGGACCTGGCGGACGTCGTCCGGCGGATCGACGGCGACGGTCATCTGGTGACCCCGGGGCTGGTCAACACGCACCATCACTTCTACCAGTGGCTCACCCGCGGTCTCGCCCAGGACTGCAACCTCTTCGACTGGCTGGTCAGCCTCTATCCCGTCTGGGCCAGGATCGACGAACCGATGGTGCACGCCGCGGCGCAGGGCTCGTTGGCCGCCCTGGCGCTGTCCGGGGTCACCACTGCCGCGGACCACCACTACGTCTTCCCCCGCGGCGCCGGTGACCTGCTCGGTGCCGAGATCCGGGCCGCCGCGGACATGGGCGTACGGTTCTCGCCCACCCGCGGCTCCATGGACCGGGGTGCGTCGGACGGAGGCCTGCCGCCGGACTTCGCGGTGGAGAGCACCGAAGAGGCGCTGCTCGCCACCGAAGCGGCGATCGACCGCTGGCACGACCCGTCCCCCGCTTCCATGCTCCGCGTCGGCGTCGCACCCTGCTCGCCCTTCTCGGTCTCGTCCGGACTGCTGCGATCGGCCGCGACGCTCGCCCGCGCCAAGGGAGTCCGGCTGCACACCCATGGCAGCGAGACCCGCGAGGAGGAGGAGTACTGCATGCTGCGGTACGGCATGTCGCCGACCGAGCTGCTGGAGTCCACCGGGTGGCTCGGCCCGGACGTGTGGATGGCCCACTGCATCCACATGTCCGACTCCGACATCGCCCGATTCGCCGACACCGGTACGGGCGTCGCGCACTGTCCGTCGTCCAACGCACGTGTCGCCGCCGGTCTCGCCCGCGTCCCCGACCTGCTCGCCGCCGGTGTCCCGGTCGGGCTGGGTGTCGACGGCTCCGCGTCCAACGAGTGCGGCCGGCTCGGCGCGGAACTGCGCAACGCACTGCTGATCAACCGACTCGGCGCCCACCGGGAGAAGGCTCTCACGGCCCGCCAGGCGCTCCGGATGGGCACCATGGGCGGTGCGCGCGTGCTGGGCCGGGAGGACGAGATCGGCTCGCTCGAACCCGGCAAGCTGGCGGACCTCGCGCTGTGGAAGCTGGACGGCCTGCTCCACTCCTCCATCGCCGACCCGGTCGCGGCCCTCGTACTCGGTGCTCCCGCCCCGCTGACGCTGCTCCTGGTCAACGGTGAACCGGTCGTGGAGGACGGCCATCTCGTCACCGCCGACGAGGACGCCATCGCCCGCGACACCCGCACGCAGGCACGGCGTCTGGCCGCGCTCGCCGGACTCGGCACGCCGGCACAGAACACCTAGGTGTGGCCCACAGGGGCGGGAGGAGCTCAGGACACCTCCAGTTCGGTGATGTCCGTCGGCTTCCCCGTGGGACCGGTGAGACGCAGGCGGACGCCCGACACCTGACCGGAGGGACGCAGGTGAAGAGCCAGGTCACCCGTCTTCGGGACAGTGGCCGTGGTGAGCGTGGTCCAGCCCCGTCCGCGTACCCGGCCCTCCAGCCGCACGGTGCCGGGACGCCCCGCGCCGAAGGCGATGTGCGCCGTGCCGACCTCGGCCGGGTGCCGCAGAGCGACGGTGAGTGCGGGGTCCGCGACCGTTGCCGTCCAGGCGGTGGCGGTGCTCCCGTCGACAGCGGC comes from the Streptomyces sp. NBC_01471 genome and includes:
- a CDS encoding SAM-dependent methyltransferase, coding for MNRADARAPIDLRTDRAHPARIYDVFLGGKTNYPADRAMAATVAEKMPSVQLAARTNREFVLRAVRYLVGEAGIRQFLDIGTGIPTSPNLHEVAQEAAPESRVVYADNDPIVLAHSRALHVSSPAGRTAYIQADFTDPDTILGSAELRDTLDLGQPVALTMGLLLHWIDPKDEPHAVVRRLMDVLPAGSCLVISVFARELAGGSATLQDDFAAEGTALRPLTRDETLRFFDGTDLIDPGLVAPHQWRPRTDTPDIGSPDAGPGAASTPIWAGVGVKR
- the metE gene encoding 5-methyltetrahydropteroyltriglutamate--homocysteine S-methyltransferase, with translation MTAKSAAAAARATVYGYPRQGPNRELKKAIEGYWKGRTSADELRETAAGLRRSNWQRLAESGIHEVPTGDFSYYDHVLDTSVMVGAVPERHRGAVETDALDGYFAMARGTQDVAPLEMTKWFDTNYHYLVPELGPDTVFTTDSTKQTGELREATALGLTARPVLVGPVTYLLLAKPAPGVAADFEPLTLLDRLLPVYAEVLADLRAAGAEWVQLDEPALVQDRTPADLNAAARAYRELGSLTDRPKLLVASYFDRLGDALPVLAKAPVEGLALDFTEAAAANLGALAAIGGLPGKRLVAGVVNGRNIWANDLEKSLATLGTLLGLADRVDVSASCSLLHVPLDASAERDVDPQILRWLAFARQKTAEIATLAKGLTQGTGAIAAELAANRADLASRAGSAITRDPAVRARAAAVTDADARRSQPYSVRAAAQRAHLGLPLLPTTTIGSFPQTTELRTARADLRARRIDAAGYEERVRAEIQQVIAFQEKAGLDVLVHGEPERNDMVQYFAEQLTGYLATQQGWVQSYGTRYVRPPILAGDISRPEPMTVRWTTYANSLTDRPVKGMLTGPVTMLAWSFVRDDQPLGDTARQVALALRDEVNDLESAGTSVIQVDEPALRETLPLRVADRAAYLDWATESFRLTTSGVRSDTQIHTHMCYAEFGDIVQAIDDLDADVISLEAARSHMQVARELAEHGYPREAGPGVYDIHSPRVPGTEEAAALLRKGLEAIPAERLWVNPDCGLKTRGWPETRASLENLVAAAREVRSELAAGDA
- a CDS encoding aldo/keto reductase, producing MKYRTLGRTGIKVSPYCLGAMMFGALGNPDHDDSVRIIHKALDAGINFVDTADAYARGESEEIVGKALKGRRDNVVLATKAHLPMGDDPNQRGNSRRWLVRALDDSLRRLRTDHVDLFQVHRPAPDTDVEETLSALTDLVRAGKVRTIGASTFPASDIVEAQWVAERRGLERFRTEQPPYSILNRGIEREVLPVCERYGMGALVWSPLAGGMLTGRYRKGKQADTHRSGFGFKHLLDERRLDVVEQLIPVAEEAGMPLTHLATAFAIAHPGVTSAIIGPRTMNHLDDLLAGAETILSDDVLDRIDAIVPPGTDVGTLDMIYNPPAVEQPALRRRPAVERSAA
- a CDS encoding TetR/AcrR family transcriptional regulator; the protein is MNDGTTTGAPTAGQQSRQPVRADAQRSIDALLTAAAEVFSTSGVDAPVRQITARAGVGAGTLYRHFPQRSDLIAAVFRNEVDACAAAAPALAVEHEPAEALARWLQRFAGFIATKRGLSAALHSGDAAYDSLPSYFRRRFEPALGALLNGAAQAGEIRSDAEPWDLLRAVGNLTLPAGEDNEGHTQRMIALLVDGLRYGTPKS
- a CDS encoding cytochrome c biogenesis protein CcdA produces the protein MFVPCAGPVLAAITVAGARGEINADIVALTVSLAVGTAVPLLIFALAGRRVAERVSAFRTRARRLRIAAGAPMIVLALALAFNVTDAIQRALPDYTSAARKKVEDSDAARHKTARRATVEVRPAAGIQDCSFTFG
- a CDS encoding isopenicillin N synthase family dioxygenase, yielding MAEGPAPHGDFEVPAIDVSRWAGGGAAERAALAAAVDAAARTVGFMQITGHGIPAAAGRDLADAMDAFFALPQEEKRTLVAPPEINRGYTPPRAEKLSLSLGVTSPEDLFEAFNVGVDGTGHTGVALPATHFPANRWPDPRRVPGFREAVDTWFRHAGALARTLTGVFAHALGLDESFFRPYTDHSVDVLRMNNYALPAGETRVDRGRMGMGAHTDYGIVTVLWADQVPGLQILGDAGQWHDVRPAEGALLVNLGDALARWTNDQWRSTLHRVLPPTDADGRLVRRRSAAYFHDGNHDAVISPLPGCVPTGADPLYPPVTIGDHITAKLAGSRALRPHDDAARESARLLAATEPATATTPDPGNESATESTSGSRPHSGDR
- a CDS encoding nucleobase:cation symporter-2 family protein; its protein translation is MEDSGPPPRHPVDERPAWGALLLLGAQHVLVMYTGSIAVPLLFGAATHLSHATVTLLIDADLLVAGVATLLQSVGVGRVLGVRLPIVAGAGFSAVSPMILIAQQYGMAAVYGAMLAGGVFGLLVAAPFARLVRYFPPLVGGTVITVIGLSLLGVGTQMVAGDNPSAPGYAAPVRLLLAGGVLVLIVVVMRLSRGFVGQVAVLVGMVAGTLAAVLLGQTDFSEAPGASWVGLPEPFHFGAPHFPVAAVVSMCVVMLVIFTESTASMLAVAEMTERPLSTGDLARGLAADGLSGVLGGVMNSFPDTVFAENLGLVEMTRVRSRWVTAAAGALLVVLGCVPRLGSLVASLPDPVVGAAALVMFAMVAGVGIRILRHVDFDGTSNLLIVAVSLVAGMVPVTAPHIYDRLPAGARIIFGSAITCTAVCAFALNLLFNHAPRRRTTP
- a CDS encoding 8-oxoguanine deaminase, coding for MPDSRLVIENCALATMDASGTEYATGHVVVAGHRIESAGPGPAPGDLADVVRRIDGDGHLVTPGLVNTHHHFYQWLTRGLAQDCNLFDWLVSLYPVWARIDEPMVHAAAQGSLAALALSGVTTAADHHYVFPRGAGDLLGAEIRAAADMGVRFSPTRGSMDRGASDGGLPPDFAVESTEEALLATEAAIDRWHDPSPASMLRVGVAPCSPFSVSSGLLRSAATLARAKGVRLHTHGSETREEEEYCMLRYGMSPTELLESTGWLGPDVWMAHCIHMSDSDIARFADTGTGVAHCPSSNARVAAGLARVPDLLAAGVPVGLGVDGSASNECGRLGAELRNALLINRLGAHREKALTARQALRMGTMGGARVLGREDEIGSLEPGKLADLALWKLDGLLHSSIADPVAALVLGAPAPLTLLLVNGEPVVEDGHLVTADEDAIARDTRTQARRLAALAGLGTPAQNT